atTCTGACCCAGGTGAAGACCCTAGTATaagtggtggtaaaaagaaagcaaagacggtGAGCTCGAGGCAATACAGCCAAAGCTATCTTTCGTTCAGATTTACTTTCACCGGGGATGAGATGACAccgactccattatgcttggtgtTTGTCGAGAAGCTGTCCAAtagcgccatggtgccaagcaagcttaaacgcCATCTCCAAACGAAACACCCAtcgcttcaaaacaagccgatggactattcgtaagcagagtgaaggaaaggAACCCCGATGTTATTGTTACGTACTGAACGACATTTTTCACAGAGGGCCAGGACAGCCGGGGGGGCACTCCTGGAGTAGCACCCTTGGGGGtggttctgtcacgatttccccccACGCTCGCGCTGGAGCATGTAGCGCGCTCTGAATCTCAAAGCGTGAGCTTCCAggtttttcagtgacattgattttgtttacttttgacacatgtgttttgttatgatttctgtcttGTCTCTACCctctgtattgtcattggttgtttcccttatgtgtcatcattgttctcagcttTTTTGTGTTACGTTTATCATTTAAACCCACTGTGTTCCATTGTTCATGGCGAAGTATTACGTGTGTTTTCCGtataccaagcctttgttcctCGTTTCATGGTTCATAGTTTTGACCTTCTTCTTGCCCTTTTTATTTGATTCTTGTTTAGTCTAGATCACCTGAACTGACTGTCCATTATGGGACAGTACTTGAGGTATAAGGATAATAAAAGCAATAAGAATAAAATGCTTGAAAGATTTATTATAACTGATTAAGGCAGTACAGATGAGTATAATCACTTAGAAAATGTTATATATGATAAAACTTTAATTTGGatataatttgcatttattattaaagcaatATTTAATGATTATGATTAAACATAaagcaaagacaaaaaaagtttcaaacaaacaaatcagaaTTCCATGGAAATGGCAGCTGAATCATAGAAATCTACAGCTCGGCGTCTTCTGGAAAGATATCCAGGGCATGGCTGAGAgaggaaatgagaaaataaatgcatgaactGCAAATGCAAATGGAATTCCTAATATTCTAAATCTTTCTTAACTTGTCTTATGGAAAACATACCTGTGCACAGTTGCCTGTCTCTAGCAGACAGAGATGGACCTGGCAGTGCAGGTAGATCTTGTTGGAGAAGCCGGTGAATGTGAACATCCTGAAGGAGAAGTAGCTGGTCGTGGAGACACCGTTTTGCAACACCGCCACCGTGCCATCATTGGGGTTCGGACACctggagagaggaagaaagaaattaCCTTTCCGTGAGTTATCTGAAAGCTACAGTCACATTTTTAGTCTCCTTTTTTTCACCTACTCGTTACTGATCAGGTCCCAGCGGACGGAATAGTCAGTCTGGTTGAAGGGCGTGGCCCAGCAGCTGTCCAGCACAAGCCCGATTTGAGTGCTGTCAAACTGATCCACTTGCACAGCTATATACATCTGATGGTTCACATCTAGGGTCACATTGCCAATGAATGGAACCTGGAATGTATCATCTGTATACGGGATCATGGTGATCTGGTACGAGCCCTCAGTAGACAGATACTTGCTGATTACACTGTGAacagaaataaatgcatttaacatctaaaataataataataataataataataataataataataataataataataataaatattaagtaactacaaaatattaattacatttttaaaaagtaatctCTACATAAATTATACTATTATAATAAAACTATTGTAATAATATTTAACACACAAAATGTAGCTACTTGGATGAATTATTAAATGACTTGTTAGTAATTCAATAATAATGCTTAAAATGTCAAACAATACAACAAGCTCGAACTAGAAATCTGCTCAAATAAAACGATATGCTTTTGAAAATGGTCGTGTAGAAGGATGCTCAGCAACTttagttggggaaaaaaatgtgaaaatatgcTTAAGTTGCTTAAGATGCTGGTGCTAGATTTATACCCTCCTATGGCTTCGATGTCCGTGGGCATGGAGATGCTCTGGATGAGTGGATACACACAGGAAAAGTTGATGTTGAGGCCGCCGACACGACTGATCACAGCCAGCCCTTCAGTCGTCCCAACATTGTTACTGAAGATAACGTGTGTGTCGTTATTCTAAAGAAACACAGAAAGTACAGAATTATATGAGAATTGAGATTCTGCACTGCATAATTCCATCATTAAACTTTAATGTATTTTTCAATCTAAATTGACCTAATCATAAAGTCAGATATTTGACGTTTGCAATACGTCAAATAATGCAACAGACTGCAATATTTCTATTAACTCTGCTAAAAATGCAAGTAATATGAGTGGCATGGCATGCTCAGATTAACTCGCTAAGAGTTCTATTTTCATGAAAACGTCATCTGCAGGTTAACAATGTCATGTTGCTATTTTGTCTGGAAATAAATCACATGacaatgtgagtaatgtgttaCTACAGTACATTTGACAAAAGTGCATTCAcgttatgttctaaaacatatGTTGCACATATGAGCTTGTGAATTATGATGTATGTGCCATCATGtcataaataaaaccacatgtaAACCATTTTACGTGTGCGTAAGTGAAACGTAAACTCCGTAGAAATCAGTTGAAAAACATCAATTTATGTACATGACAGTCAGTGGTATCAACTTGCACTTTATTaagtggcagtggtggctcagtggttgaaggctctgggttactgatcagaaggtcacaagttcaagccccagcactgccaagctaccactgttgggcccttgggtaagacccttaaccctcaatttctcagttgtataaatgtaagtcactctggataagggtgtctgccaaatgccataaatgttaaaaaaaaaaaaaaaaaaaaatttttgcacATGCTTTACACTCTTACAAAATGATCtcaaaatttgtttaaatatataaaggaaaataaatcaataaataagaCTATTCCAAATATCGCAGTGATTTAGCCAATTGCAATGTATTACTGATTGATGAACATCacactttttaaatgtaaacttttaaGTGCAAAgtttaaagtaaatataaaagAGTGCTGGTTTTGTACCTTCAGAGTTGTGCCACACGTGTTGACATCACTGTCAAAGCTGAACACCAGCCTGTTATCTTGGAGCTCCCCTTTGCAGTTTTGGTCGTTCATGTGGAGATTATCTGCAGAATATCCGTCTTCAAAGAGCTTACACCGAGAAAGAGACAGTGATCCAGTACTTCCTGAACATGTCTCAATGGCGTCTGAGGGAAAATAGATAATCTGTTTCATTAGTTCTCGGAGAAATGCATGAAAGGAAAGGGatcatgtaaaaataataataactgtaacACGGGTTAATCTCCCTGATTGGTCCTTAAACTTTATTATTACAGGCACGGACATAATGTCTTTTAATGTGGACAGGTTAATCTTGGATAAAGCTTGTGTCACCATCTAaggtgtttttgtctttttgacAGTCATTTTTACCTGGTTTCGTGTTGAACTGCACTTTGTATGTTGCCAAAAACTGCATAGTACATTTAGGCTTGTACATAGGATGCTACATTAGCATGCTCCACTGATGTTAGGGAAAAACAATAGTAAAATGAGAAAAGTACCATAAATATTCGGGCTTTGCGTTGTAATGTACCCACAGGCACAGCCATAAACACCATTTATCTGCCTACAGACTTCATCCGAAGCACAGTTGAGGTTCCGACAGTGTGCTACAAAGAGAGGCAAGCAGAA
This is a stretch of genomic DNA from Ictalurus punctatus breed USDA103 chromosome 13, Coco_2.0, whole genome shotgun sequence. It encodes these proteins:
- the LOC108273573 gene encoding alpha-tectorin isoform X15; the encoded protein is MKSKDSVLFMGCSLLPCLAVLLFMSLEAKGSIAHPLTAEEGSGEIAYMQPIITAEEGSGETTVTPTPPPASPFFDVGPGSISLYLGDGAYETIQLEQPFMYGGKAYTQLYLNVDGYLAFFVPNINDEVPNSQLGQDIISPLWTDLNFNVGEKKYEQATSGPLIDKANQEINRMFPDVDFSASWVFVATWENVPLEYYNTEFTSFQVVLASDGGLFSFILMNYGTLPYISPGYWLAGYGMEYSNFVTIPVNNAYELSSSSNVNIPGRWAFQFTAHCRNLNCASDEVCRQINGVYGCACGYITTQSPNIYDAIETCSGSTGSLSLSRCKLFEDGYSADNLHMNDQNCKGELQDNRLVFSFDSDVNTCGTTLKNNDTHVIFSNNVGTTEGLAVISRVGGLNINFSCVYPLIQSISMPTDIEAIGGVISKYLSTEGSYQITMIPYTDDTFQVPFIGNVTLDVNHQMYIAVQVDQFDSTQIGLVLDSCWATPFNQTDYSVRWDLISNECPNPNDGTVAVLQNGVSTTSYFSFRMFTFTGFSNKIYLHCQVHLCLLETGNCAQPCPGYLSRRRRAVDFYDSAAISMEF